The nucleotide sequence AAGGTTTTTCTTACCTTCACATAAGAAGAGATATAGTGGTTGTCGCTCCAAATGCGTCATTTTCTTCATTGATTTAACTCATTTTCCTCCATCCGACATGAATCACTGACCCtactagatagacagatagatagatagatagatagatagatagatagatagatagatagatagatagatagatagatagatagatagatagatagatagatagatagatagatagatagatagaccgaccttattaattaattaattaaactataactaaaaagtttatactaaactataactaagatataaacagtataaaattaaaatataaacagtaaaaaaaattaaaatataaacactataaaattaaaatataaacactataaaattacaATACTATGGCGACGCCATGACCCGCCCTACTGTAGATCTGATTGGTCCCGCAGGACGATGACGTTTCCAAAgtaagtttatttatttgcgTAGAGCGGCACCTACGTGCGCATGCGTCTTCTATGAACGACGTTTTCGTCATACATAGAGAAGATGAGAtcgattaaattaaatttactttTTAACTTACCATCTACATGCAAACTTCCGGGTAGATGTTGTGTGTCGTCACAGTCAtattgagccaatcagaggcggagTGGGGCGGCTCGTGGCGTCGCCATAGTGGGACGGCTAAATTGGCCACCTGTCTGGTGTCGGATTTCAGAGGAAGCTCAGTCTCGCGACTGGTCACACACCCGGATGGAGGTTGTCTGGGTGACAGCGGAGCCGCTGTGAACCGTtcgggggaggggggcaacAACACCTCACGCAGCGGATGAATAAAGTTGCCCGGAGCGCGAGCCTGCTGTAACTTCCCTCTTCGTCAGGAGCTCGCGCGCGTCTCCCCAGCAGATCATCCGGGAATCATCCGGGATTTACCTccgaacacccccccccccccaatataCCGGGGGAGATCCTGCGTCGCGGCCCATGATGGAGGAGGACAACGACGTCGTGCCGGAGCTGAAGGATATTGAGATAAAGTTGGGTCGAAAAGTACCGGAGAGCCTCGCGCGCTCTCTCATTGGACGAAAGCATCACGACGAGCACGAGAAGTCGACGGCGTCGCACGTGACGAGCTGCAAATGCTGTAAAAATTCTACAGATTTGAAAAGACTGGAGGGCAAAATGCAATTACTGAAGCAAGAAATGGTGAGAAAAactctctacttcctgtttatatATAGAGAGAAGACCtttaaaaacatgtatattAAAAACTGAGAAGAAGCAGACATTATTAACTTAATTTTACAATAGCCTGTTAGCTAGAAGGCAGAAACTATTCCAAGGCTGCTATTACCCAATTAGCATAGTTTCATGACAGGTGACCTTTGACACGTCAGTCGCCTCGGATGTCAATCACGCTACATCCACCTGTGGCTGGTAACCAGCCCCGTTTGCCCCCACATGAAATCACTTTTATGTTGGAACgtgaattttttttgcagatgacttGCTACTTAGAAGGAAGCCGCGCTATATTCACAACAAACTCCCCCCATTTCAATGCAGGTCATGGGAGGTATTAGCAGGCCTGAACAGATGGCCGAGTTGACGGCCGGAAGACCGACCGGTCAACCGGGGTCGGTGCTGATTGGCTTGAATGTTGACAATCAGAGGCTAAATGTGTCAGCAGTTTTCGTCATGGTCTAATTTTGTTTCAGCTAAAACTGTAAAATCGACTCGGACACGTGACACCACTTTACTACGCTGATACCAGGGAGGAAAAGTAATTGACTTTAATTGTTCGACAGTTCATTTCACTCTGAGGCCACCATGGGATTAAATGATTGGGCTGAAATAACCTACACAATATCAAACTGGCAAATAGGCCCTGAAATGTTCCAGGGTCGTCCTTTTTATTAGTTCCGCATGACAAATTAAATATGCTGACCAAAATTGTGTGTCCAGAACTAAGTTTGTGACTTTGACCTGTTTTGTTCGTCCTATCTGATGTGGGACGCCCGCTTGAACTCCAACGTGACTCCGTCTGCTACGCTTCGGTGACTGAgttcacaaaacaaacacaccagcagCGCTAAATGAACACCGGGTCTAAATCCACTCCAAAGGAAGGCTGTTGTGTCGGACCAGCTGTCTGGAACCGCACCAGCCCCCGTCGGTCTTCATCTGCCTGGATGCGTTTGAATGTGGTACATCTGGCAGGGGGGTCTCCGTTCGAATGACCCCACAGGCCGTCCTACTTCCATCCCCAGTCAATGACATGGTTTGTCAGGGCAGGGAACTAAATCAATGGATGCACTGTGAAAAGCAGGCGTATCATTCATAATCCCAAAAGCCATTTCCTGTCCTGTTACACGAGTAGCACTAGTTTAATATCCGGCGACACATTGCTAAGTCTCTTTCTTCTACAATACAAGGTATAGGCATGACCAGGAAGTGGGGGAGCTAACAATTGTGAAgtcaagtcaactttatttataaagtgctgaATCACACCAGAGGTTCCTTGAAATGCTTTACAAAGGCAGAAGaaataaggcagtcagagactgcaacatcccgtgacatgctttttgtttcatctttctatctgcaacggttgcaaagatatttggtggacatactaatggACAAacaaatggacgaacacacgaacactgacaattaaaatacatcaccgctttatAGCGGGATGTTAAAAGAGGAAACCGACTTAACCCCCGAGAGCAAACATGAAGCCACAGCAGCCAAGAGAAACTCCCCAGTGACAGTTGTGGGAAACAAATCTAAAAGCTTGTCTAATTTGGAAGATACAGATTTTCTCAGAtgtaaaatgataaatgttcaaagatcttttttttttttttatttaataccttttttaaaattttggttTAGCCTAAAGACGAACACAAAATGTGACTGAAGACTCCAGCACAGCCGCTAAATGGTTTGTGGTGAGATTGTTTTCTTAGCTAGTCTCCAAGATCAAGTAAGGACTTTGGACCTCAGTGCTAGCAATAGCTAACGGTGGTTTTGTATTACATTGCTTTTGAATGTACAGTACTTATGATGGGGTTATACAGTAGCTGTGTTAAAGAAGCAGTTCTACAATATGCCGGCTCCAGCTAGCCACATGTAACTTAGCTTAACTCAGTCTGACACCTGTTGAATCACCTGTAAGCAACAGGACTTAACTGGGATACATTTCTCTTCTCCTCGCAGGCACATCTGCGAGCCATCGACGTGAAGCTGATGCTGCAGCTCATGTCCATCAACGAGGGCATCGAGTCCATCCGTTGGCTCATAGAAGACAAAGGAGGCGCAGCCAGCCAGGAGGGCAGCCTGACGGGCAGCCTGTACAGCCTGTCTGACAGCCAGGACGGCACCTCGCTGCAAGGCAGCCTGAACAGCCTGAACGACGGCAACAGTGACGGGCTGGACGGCCTGTCCGTAGGTAGCTACCTGGACACGCTAGCAGAGGACCTCTCTGAAAACTCGTCCCCGACAGATCTGGAACGTCTTGTGGATAAAACTGTCATCAATGGCGAGGGGTTCAGCAAATCGCCACTGAAACTCAGGGTGGAATCCGATGAGTACTACTGCTTTGGATGATGGGAACCACAAAGGTGGTTGAAGAGTTTCAGACGAGGACGTTGACAAATGAGCACAGCTGTCAGATCACTTTGCTCACATGCTTCGCATTTTTTAACCGTCAAGGTCTTGGCTAGACTTGATGAATGACTtgtcgttttttgttttgtgttgtggatttaaaaagggaaaaaaaaaacctgtggcAGTGTCACACCAAATAAGGGAAAACGGCTTAAACACTGTGTCTTAAGATTTTATCAAGCAGGTCAAATAAATTTAACAGGTGCTCTTTAATTatgaaacattatttattatagTCATTACCAAACGGGTTTCGCAATTTCAGTTCCTCCTGGCCTGAACGTACTGAAGAGGTCGTTGTGTTTTAGATTAACCACAATCAGCTGATCTGAATGAAGGTGTCGATAAGGACACCGTATCCATTTGGACAATCAGGCTTTTCATGCGGTTAGTTATATCATTACAAGTGCAATTTGTTTCTATGCCAAAATCTGTGCACCAACGTTGTAAATGTTTAGCTTTAAGTTATTTTTACCTACATTTCTACTAAATAAATCCGCAGTAATGGAATTCACGCAAGATAAAGACAATAAAAGCATTTGGCTCGACCGAAAACCAATGATTGTTTATGAATTACAGAGCCCCGAGGCGAGTGTCTCCAGGTGGGAGTCCTGATAATGATCTTATGTGAAACCTGTTTGCTTTGTGGGCAATTTATAATGACCTGATgccaaaaaaatgtaattagatgtattattaatttgttttagcTTTGAAATCTTTATTTGGATTTGTTTGATGTTGGTATTTTATGCTGCCTGctttttggacaaaaaaaagtttttattgatgatgttgtggaaatgaaataatatattttttccctcctttttctCAGATTTtgtaactttttcttttttttaaatgcagctgAAGTTCCTCTAAAAACAGTTCACTGCATCCGTTATGGAATCTTAATGAGATGGAAAGGGAACATTGTGTTGACTTTCCTTTTtggaaaatgtaattataatcTTTTAATAATGAACTCAGCCTTTTGTGGTGTTTCTGTGTAATGTTGCGTGGAAAATTACCTTCCTTTATTGACTTTGTCGCTTCCCTTGATGGAAGGCAGAAACAGGAAGATGATTCTTTTGCTGCCGAGGTATGCTGTTTGGGGTATTATTTCAGGGGACGTGCCAGGTCTTATCACAGCCGAGGAATCTTTTCACCAAAAGCTCAGGAGTGCAATAACAGTGaaaataacactaataatagaAATTCCAGCCATGTTGAATATTTGATAGTCTgctattttgttttcatttttaagcaACTCGTTAGCTTCTTATCTTTCATGTGATAATTGAAGTCCCAGACAGAGTATGCAGGGAAAGTCATTATGTGAAAGATGAGAACCTTGGTCTTGTTGGCTTGCGAATGAATGAGCGGTGGCCGGGACCGGCGTTTTCAGTCGCTCCCTTACTGGGATCAGCTTCATGTTTGAGAATACTGCTTTGTTGTATTAGCCTTAAGTTTGTCCGTGGAGATGTCTCGCGTTAGGATC is from Antennarius striatus isolate MH-2024 chromosome 23, ASM4005453v1, whole genome shotgun sequence and encodes:
- the LOC137590649 gene encoding leucine rich adaptor protein 1-like, with amino-acid sequence MMEEDNDVVPELKDIEIKLGRKVPESLARSLIGRKHHDEHEKSTASHVTSCKCCKNSTDLKRLEGKMQLLKQEMAHLRAIDVKLMLQLMSINEGIESIRWLIEDKGGAASQEGSLTGSLYSLSDSQDGTSLQGSLNSLNDGNSDGLDGLSVGSYLDTLAEDLSENSSPTDLERLVDKTVINGEGFSKSPLKLRVESDEYYCFG